The genomic interval CGCACAGCTCGTCGTCGCCGGCCGCCCGGCTCGGGCGCGGCTTGACCACCGGCCGGTCGGTGATCCGGATGGCGGCCGCCTTCAGCCCCCGCTCCCCCTGCTCGACCTCGTATTCCAGCCGCATCCCCGGCTGGATCAGGTGCTTGTCCTCGCCGAAGTCGTTGGCGTGCACGAAGACGTCCTCACCTCCGCTGTCGGGGGCGATGAACCCGTAACCACGCACCTCGTCGAACCTGAGCAACTTCCCGGACGCCACGACAACCACCGCCACCCTCGCCTGACCGACCACCGAGCACACGGGGTCGCCCCGGCTCGGCACCACCCGCCGGACCGGCTGGGCCACCCCTGGCGACACACTAGCGAGCGGGCGGCCGGCGAGCAGCCCCGCGCCCGCGCCGCCCGCACCCGCTCCGGTCACGACGTGATCGCCCGCGCCCACGGTACGACGAGCCGCTCGACCGCCACGACCAGATAGAACAGCAGCGCACCCATCAGCGCCAGCAGGGTCAGCGCGGCGAACGCGAGCGGGGTGTCGGCGGAGTTCCCGGAGCTGACGATGACCGCGCCGAGCCCCCGGTCGGGGTTGACCACCTCGCCGATGATCGCGCCGATGATCGCCAACGAGATCGCCACCTTCAGCCCGACGAAGATCTGCGGCAGCGCCCAGGAGAGTCGTACCTTGACGAAGGTCTGCCACCACGAGGCGGAGAGCGAGTGCACCAGTTCCCGCAGGTCGCTCGGGGTCGAGGTCAGCCCCGACATGGTGGCGACCACGATCGGGAAGAAGCAGACCAGGATCACCATGACGATCTTGGGTTCCGGTCCGAAGCCCATCCAGACCAGCAGCAGCGGCGCGAGCGCCACCTTCGGTACGGCGTTGACCGCCGCCATCAGCGGCATGGTCATCCGCTCGACCACCCGCGAGGCCGCCAGCAGCAACGCGACCAGCAGCCCGGCGCTGGCGGCGATGCCGAACCCGACCACCGTCTCCAGCAGGGTCACCCAGGTCTCCGCGAGGAGATAGCCGGGCAGCCGGAGGAACGCGTCGACCACGTCCGGCGGTGCCGGCAGGAAGAACGTCGAGATGTCGAAGAGTACGGTGGCCAGCCACCAGAGGCCGATCGCCAGCGCGCCACCCAGCGCGGGCAGCCCGGCGTCGGTCCAGAGTCGGGTCAGGCGGGTCTTCGTCGGTGAACTGGTCATCACGGCCTCCGGGTGGGGTGACGCGGCGACGGCAGGGTGGCCGGCGGCGCCCGCTCGGCGCGCGCGGCCCGGCGACGGTGCGGACGATACCGGGACGACGGTCGATGCGACCGCCGTCCCGGTCCGGGTCCGCTACCCGGCCGACCTCTCGGATCTGCGGATCGTCAGGGCTTCGGTACGAACCCGAAGTCGACGACCTTCTCCGGGGTGAGCCCGGCGGGGATCAGACCGGCGCCCTGCATCACCGCGATGGTCCGCATCACCCGCTGCTCGTCCATGAAGCCGATCGGCGCACCACCGACCGGTGCCACGTACGGCGTCATCGCCTTGATCTCGCCGACCCCGGACGGCACCGCGTAGCTCGGCTCCGCCTTGTTGAGGATCTGCGCCGCCTCCTCGGGGTGGTCGATCGAGTACTGCAAGCCCTTCAGCAGCGCGCCCGTGAACCGGCGGACCAGCTCCGGGTTCTTCTCGATCAGGCCGGGGGTGGTGATGATGGCGTTGCCGAACAGGTCCCGCAGGTAGTCGCTGTACGGCAGCACCACCACGTCCTTCTTGGCGGCGTTGCCGAGCGCGGTGCGGCTGAGCAGGAAGGTACCGAGCGCGTCGACCTGCCGGGACGCCATCAGCCCGTTCAGCGCGGTGGCCTGCGCCGGCTGGATCTTCACCTTCCCCGAGTCGATGCCGGCCAGCCGGGCGTACGCCGGGAAGAGCAGTTCGGTGACCGAGCCCTTGCCGGTCGCCATGGTCTTGCCTTCCAGGTCCTTCGGGGTGCTGATGTTGGTGTCCTTCGTGGTCATCACCGCGACCAGCGTCTGCTGGTGTACGGCGGCGACGGCCCGCCAGTCGGTGAACTCGCCCTTCCCGGCCTGGATCACCGCACCGGTGAAGTCGAGCGCGGCGAACTGCACCTTGCCGGACTTCAGCGCCGTCAGGTTCGGGACGTTGCCCGCGCCCTTCTGGATGTCCACCTCGATGCCGGCCTCGGCGAAGTAGCCCTTCTCCTTGGCCACCCAGGCGAACGCGTCCCGGCCGACCGCCCCGAAGGCGGTGATGTACCCGACCTTGTCGGGGTCCTTCTTGGACGCTTCGGCCTCCGACCCGGAGTCGCCGCCGCACCCGCTCGTGACCGCCAGCGCCGCCGCCAGTAACGCCGCGGCGAGCAGGCGAGAACGTCTGATCATGTGTGCCTCCCGCTTGTGGAATGGACCCGAGGGCGGGCAATCGACGCCTCCCGCGCGAACAGCACGCCGCGACCCCTCGGCACGTGTCCGGCCTGCCGGCCCTCGTTCGGTCGAGAATCGTAAATGAGTAGTGTCCGAAATGTCATCGACAAGATCCGGTCAAGATTCAGGCAAGCTGCGGAGTGGACGTTTCCCGCACCTCGGATAACGGCAGGTCAGGATCATTGACATCCGGCATCGACAGCAGACAACCTGTCGGCAATATTGTTGATAATTCTGGAGACAACGTTGCGGTCAGCCGTACTGAGCTGGGAGTTGGCGGGGCGTCCGCGCCCGACCGACCGGCGCGACGCCGGCCGCGCCGAGCCGGCGTACCGCCCGGTGTGCGGGCGCACTCCGGCTAAGGTCCGACGCGTGCATATCCCCGTCGACACGGTGGACCCCGCGGACCCGACGTACCAGTCTCACCGGCCCGAT from Plantactinospora sp. BC1 carries:
- a CDS encoding ABC transporter permease is translated as MTSSPTKTRLTRLWTDAGLPALGGALAIGLWWLATVLFDISTFFLPAPPDVVDAFLRLPGYLLAETWVTLLETVVGFGIAASAGLLVALLLAASRVVERMTMPLMAAVNAVPKVALAPLLLVWMGFGPEPKIVMVILVCFFPIVVATMSGLTSTPSDLRELVHSLSASWWQTFVKVRLSWALPQIFVGLKVAISLAIIGAIIGEVVNPDRGLGAVIVSSGNSADTPLAFAALTLLALMGALLFYLVVAVERLVVPWARAITS
- a CDS encoding cold-shock protein, giving the protein MASGKLLRFDEVRGYGFIAPDSGGEDVFVHANDFGEDKHLIQPGMRLEYEVEQGERGLKAAAIRITDRPVVKPRPSRAAGDDELCDVLSGAEFSGEITELLIEKVPSLTGAQIGAIRQHLVGLARSHGWVES
- a CDS encoding ABC transporter substrate-binding protein, with the translated sequence MIRRSRLLAAALLAAALAVTSGCGGDSGSEAEASKKDPDKVGYITAFGAVGRDAFAWVAKEKGYFAEAGIEVDIQKGAGNVPNLTALKSGKVQFAALDFTGAVIQAGKGEFTDWRAVAAVHQQTLVAVMTTKDTNISTPKDLEGKTMATGKGSVTELLFPAYARLAGIDSGKVKIQPAQATALNGLMASRQVDALGTFLLSRTALGNAAKKDVVVLPYSDYLRDLFGNAIITTPGLIEKNPELVRRFTGALLKGLQYSIDHPEEAAQILNKAEPSYAVPSGVGEIKAMTPYVAPVGGAPIGFMDEQRVMRTIAVMQGAGLIPAGLTPEKVVDFGFVPKP